Proteins encoded in a region of the Solanum dulcamara chromosome 9, daSolDulc1.2, whole genome shotgun sequence genome:
- the LOC129902574 gene encoding uncharacterized protein LOC129902574 isoform X2 encodes MLRLLCRTSRRCCMRSPRRRSLSSSSSRNPEDSVDILNNIKKPHLVPSLIYPPIRQPHHPTSLSRYSVFALSATLLTAIVSSCAVILTRDDEEEKGEGRGEGIRIYDEIENVVGKSNESLMRIVHRMKKTGAAASVLWKSLRSVMSSANHEVRVGFELRVAALLADIAAASESRRAALVAAGGGAVVDWLLETVAMSGENCWTQAEAARGLAYLIADPNVCEDVLGRPHAVPYLLRFIFSAQPRQSKKHTRRSSFDLSDSLKGRSMLVAAIMDIVTSHCESADKLSFKPTLPKDAEMRDIAAAIEVIEEGGMHWDEPHGEDDDGGEGMKGIGMKILEGTTAVGLSRNNGLVEMGPPNTSQTVKYTPSNLLFNKINDSSSARSNLSSAVVPGLWDDLHSEQVAVPFAAWALANWAMASEVNRYHIQELDQEGHVVMAALVAPERSVKWHGSLMVKLLLEDHNLPLSTTVSDWTSSLLSTVSHASKTQDIPLAQIALSAFLISLERSPSAQEVAVEKGLHLMREAAKQTTKHSSVQEALAKALELLCAREWHMSLEESQHWSGVLLPWVFGQLSSDAIRSSAINILTRILEDYGPSSIPISQGWLTIMLSDVLESKKTALSKGNNQPNSDKVKTQVDQANVVLATQTANQLAGAVVNLVGMQLGRVANADDTHPLTDILSLEPFAGPLKNLKKDKLPKINAADSAAATLKGIKALTEICAEDTPCQNKIADFGGLCLLRRFLLEDDYEQLAAIEAYDASRASEGQDRVSTVPGEASSTANQNDASSLRVPPTGHIRKHAARLLTVLSVLPKVKKGLVGDKEWCEWLEECANGRIPGCNDPKIRSYARATLLNIFCDDEAGEDSVNGDFLHGNLSNKEHTCPRYADMIHLINPELPHWKCMDKIMLKSVDGSSLGANDSAGSECTTNENMNIDITSTSANESKNISQFESPLVDVVFIHGLRGGPFKTWRLSDDKSSTKSGLVEKIDEEAGREGTFWPGEWLPSDFPHARLFSVKYKSNLTQWSGASLPLQEVSAMLLEKLVAAGIGNRPVVFISHSMGGLVVKQMLYQAKAEKKDDFVKNTIGVVFYSCPHFGSKLADMPWRMGLVFRPAPTIGELRSGSPRLVELNDFLGQLHKKEKLEVLSFCETKVTPIVEGYGGWAFRLEIVPLESAYPGFGELVVLESTDHINSCKPLSRSDPSYKETLEFLHKLKALSRR; translated from the exons ATGCTTCGACTTCTTTGCAGAACAAGCCGCCGGTGTTGTATGCGCTCACCTCGCCGTcgttccctctcttcttcttcttctcgtAATCCCGAGGATTCCGTCGATATCCTTAACAATATCAAGAAACCCCATCTTGTCCCTTCCCTTATATACCCCCCAATTCGGCAACCCCACCACCCAACTTCTCTATCACGTTACTCTGTATTTGCTCTATCGGCGACCCTTTTAACCGCTATTGTTTCTTCTTGTGCTGTAATTTTGACAcgagatgatgaagaagagaaaggggaGGGAAGGGGCGAAGGTATTAGaatatatgatgaaattgaGAATGTGGTGGGGAAATCGAATGAGTCGTTGATGAGAATTGTGCATAGGATGAAGAAGACAGGGGCAGCAGCTTCTGTATTATGGAAGTCGTTGAGGTCAGTTATGTCTTCGGCGAATCATGAGGTTCGGGTCGGGTTTGAGCTTAGGGTTGCGGCTTTGCTAGCCGACATTGCTGCCGCAAGCGAGAGTCGGAGGGCGGCGCTTGTTGCTGCTGGCGGTGGGGCTGTGGTAGATTGGCTTCTGGAGACGGTGGCGATGTCAGGGGAGAATTGTTGGACCCAGGCTGAGGCTGCTAGGGGTTTGGCCTATTTGATTGCTGATCCTAATGTGTGTGAGGATGTTTTAGGAAGGCCTCATGCTGTGCCATATCTTCTTAGGTTTATCTTCTCTGCTCAGCCTCGGCAATCCAAAAAG CATACAAGACGTAGTTCATTCGATCTTTCTGATTCTTTGAAAGGTAGGAGCATGCTGGTTGCAGCAATTATGGATATTGTCACTTCCCACTGTGAAAGTGCAGACAAGCTTTCATTCAAGCCTACACTACCCAAAGATGCTGAGATGAGAGATATTGCTGCAGCTATTGAAGTAATTGAGGAAGGTGGTATGCACTGGGATGAGCCACATGGGGAGGACGATGATGGTGGAGAAGGGATGAAGGGTATTGGGATGAAAATTCTTGAAGGCACGACTGCTGTAGGACTTTCAAGAAATAATGGGCTTGTAGAGATGGGGCCTCCTAACACTAGCCAGACAGTCAAATATACGCCTAGTAATCTCTTGTTTAACAAAATAAATGATAGTTCGTCAGCCCGATCAAATTTGTCTTCTGCTGTTGTTCCTGGCCTTTGGGATGATTTGCATTCTGAACAAGTCGCTGTTCCTTTTGCTGCGTGGGCATTAGCAAATTGGGCAATGGCTTCGGAAGTAAATAGGTATCATATTCAAGAATTGGATCAAGAGGGGCATGTGGTCATGGCTGCTTTGGTAGCACCTGAGAGATCTGTGAAATGGCATGGAAGTCTGATGGTTAAATTGCTTCTAGAAGACCACAATCTGCCGCTAAGTACTACTGTTTCTGATTGGACTTCTAGTCTTTTGTCTACTGTTTCACATGCAAGTAAAACTCAGGACATTCCCCTAGCTCAGATAGCATTGTCTGCATTTTTGATTTCTCTTGAGCGAAGCCCTTCGGCACAGGAGGTAGCTGTGGAAAAGGGTCTTCATTTGATGAGAGAGGCTGCTAAACAGACCACAAAGCATTCTTCGGTGCAAGAAGCATTGGCTAAGGCTTTGGAGTTGCTCTGTGCTAGGGAATGGCATATGTCCCTGGAAGAAAGCCAGCATTGGTCTGGTGTTCTGCTCCCTTGGGTCTTTGGACAGCTGTCCTCTGATGCAATACGATCTTCAGCAATAAATATTCTAACACGCATTCTTGAAGATTATGGACCATCCTCCATACCAATTTCTCAGGGATGGTTAACTATTATGCTAAGTGATGTTCTGGAATCAAAGAAAACAGCATTAAGCAAAGGAAATAACCAACCAAATAGTGATAAAGTGAAG ACCCAAGTTGATCAAGCAAATGTAGTTTTGGCCACACAAACTGCTAATCAGTTGGCAGGAGCAGTGGTCAATCTAGTAGGAATGCAACTAGGAAGAGTTGCCAATGCTGATGATACACATCCCTTGACAGATATTCTCTCCCTTGAACCTTTTGCTGGGCCACTAAAAAATCTTAAGAAAGACAAACTGCCTAAGATCAATGCTGCAGATTCTGCAGCGGCCACACTGAAAGGGATTAAAGCTCTGACAGAAATATGTGCTGAAGATACTCCTTGTCAGAACAAAATAGCTGATTTTGGAGGCCTCTGTTTGCTTAGGCGCTTTTTACTGGAAGATGATTATGAACAACTGGCTGCTATAGAAGCATATGATGCGTCGCGAGCATCGGAGGGACAGGATCGTGTGTCGACTGTTCCTGGTGAAGCTTCTAGTACTGCAAATCAGAATGATGCATCCAGTCTACGTGTTCCACCTACCGGTCATATTCGGAAGCATGCAGCACGGTTGCTAACTGTACTTTCAGTTCTTCCAAAAGTCAAGAAAGGACTAGTTGGAGATAAAGAGTGGTGCGAATGGCTTGAAGAATGTGCTAACGGAAGGATTCCTGGTTGCAATGACCCTAAAATTCGAAGTTATGCTAGGGCAACACTTTTGAACATATTCTGTGATGACGAAGCTGGTGAAGATTCTGTAAATGGTGATTTTCTTCATGGAAATCTTTCTAACAAAGAACATACTTGCCCTCGTTACGCTGATATGATACACCTGATAAATCCTGAATTACCGCACTGGAAATGTATGGATAAGATAATGCTAAAATCAGTGGATGGGTCATCTCTAGGTGCCAATGATTCTGCTGGGAGTGAGTGTACAACaaatgaaaatatgaatattgatataACATCAACATCTGCAAACGAATCAAAGAATATCTCACAATTTGAATCACCTTTAGTTGATGTTGTCTTTATTCACGGTTTGCGTGGGGGACCCTTCAAAACTTGGCGGTTGTCGGATGACAAGTCATCCACCAAATCTGGCCTGGTTGAGAAAATTGATGAAGAGGCTGGAAGGGAAGGAACATTTTGGCCTGGTGAATGGCTTCCATCTGATTTTCCTCATGCCCGTCTATTTAGTGTCAAGTACAAG AGCAATCTAACTCAGTGGTCCGGAGCAAGCCTACCTCTTCAG GAAGTAAGTGCCATGCTGTTGGAGAAGCTTGTTGCTGCAGGCATTGGCAATCGACCAGTTGTATTTATTTCACATAG CATGGGCGGCCTAGTTGTCAAGCAGATGTTGTATCAAGCAAAAGCAGAAAAGAAGGATGACTTTGTCAAGAATACAATTGGAGTC GTATTCTACAGCTGTCCTCATTTTGGCAGCAAACTTGCAGACATGCCCTGGAGAATGGGTCTTGTTTTCCGCCCTGCACCCACT ATTGGGGAGCTGAGAAGTGGGTCTCCAAGATTGGTTGAGCTAAATGATTTCCTGGGACAGCTTCATAAGAAAGAGAAGCTTGAGGTCCTCAGTTTCTGTGAG ACAAAGGTAACTCCAATTGTTGAAGGCTATGGAGGCTGGGCTTTTCGATTGGAAATTGTACCGTTAGAGTCGGCATATCCCGGATTTGGAGAACTAGTC GTTTTGGAGTCAACTGATCATATTAATTCCTGCAAGCCTTTGAGCCGCAGCGATCCTTCTTATAAAGAGACACTAGAGTTCTTGCATAAATTGAAAGCTCTTAGTAGACGATGA
- the LOC129902574 gene encoding uncharacterized protein LOC129902574 isoform X1, translating into MLRLLCRTSRRCCMRSPRRRSLSSSSSRNPEDSVDILNNIKKPHLVPSLIYPPIRQPHHPTSLSRYSVFALSATLLTAIVSSCAVILTRDDEEEKGEGRGEGIRIYDEIENVVGKSNESLMRIVHRMKKTGAAASVLWKSLRSVMSSANHEVRVGFELRVAALLADIAAASESRRAALVAAGGGAVVDWLLETVAMSGENCWTQAEAARGLAYLIADPNVCEDVLGRPHAVPYLLRFIFSAQPRQSKKQHTRRSSFDLSDSLKGRSMLVAAIMDIVTSHCESADKLSFKPTLPKDAEMRDIAAAIEVIEEGGMHWDEPHGEDDDGGEGMKGIGMKILEGTTAVGLSRNNGLVEMGPPNTSQTVKYTPSNLLFNKINDSSSARSNLSSAVVPGLWDDLHSEQVAVPFAAWALANWAMASEVNRYHIQELDQEGHVVMAALVAPERSVKWHGSLMVKLLLEDHNLPLSTTVSDWTSSLLSTVSHASKTQDIPLAQIALSAFLISLERSPSAQEVAVEKGLHLMREAAKQTTKHSSVQEALAKALELLCAREWHMSLEESQHWSGVLLPWVFGQLSSDAIRSSAINILTRILEDYGPSSIPISQGWLTIMLSDVLESKKTALSKGNNQPNSDKVKTQVDQANVVLATQTANQLAGAVVNLVGMQLGRVANADDTHPLTDILSLEPFAGPLKNLKKDKLPKINAADSAAATLKGIKALTEICAEDTPCQNKIADFGGLCLLRRFLLEDDYEQLAAIEAYDASRASEGQDRVSTVPGEASSTANQNDASSLRVPPTGHIRKHAARLLTVLSVLPKVKKGLVGDKEWCEWLEECANGRIPGCNDPKIRSYARATLLNIFCDDEAGEDSVNGDFLHGNLSNKEHTCPRYADMIHLINPELPHWKCMDKIMLKSVDGSSLGANDSAGSECTTNENMNIDITSTSANESKNISQFESPLVDVVFIHGLRGGPFKTWRLSDDKSSTKSGLVEKIDEEAGREGTFWPGEWLPSDFPHARLFSVKYKSNLTQWSGASLPLQEVSAMLLEKLVAAGIGNRPVVFISHSMGGLVVKQMLYQAKAEKKDDFVKNTIGVVFYSCPHFGSKLADMPWRMGLVFRPAPTIGELRSGSPRLVELNDFLGQLHKKEKLEVLSFCETKVTPIVEGYGGWAFRLEIVPLESAYPGFGELVVLESTDHINSCKPLSRSDPSYKETLEFLHKLKALSRR; encoded by the exons ATGCTTCGACTTCTTTGCAGAACAAGCCGCCGGTGTTGTATGCGCTCACCTCGCCGTcgttccctctcttcttcttcttctcgtAATCCCGAGGATTCCGTCGATATCCTTAACAATATCAAGAAACCCCATCTTGTCCCTTCCCTTATATACCCCCCAATTCGGCAACCCCACCACCCAACTTCTCTATCACGTTACTCTGTATTTGCTCTATCGGCGACCCTTTTAACCGCTATTGTTTCTTCTTGTGCTGTAATTTTGACAcgagatgatgaagaagagaaaggggaGGGAAGGGGCGAAGGTATTAGaatatatgatgaaattgaGAATGTGGTGGGGAAATCGAATGAGTCGTTGATGAGAATTGTGCATAGGATGAAGAAGACAGGGGCAGCAGCTTCTGTATTATGGAAGTCGTTGAGGTCAGTTATGTCTTCGGCGAATCATGAGGTTCGGGTCGGGTTTGAGCTTAGGGTTGCGGCTTTGCTAGCCGACATTGCTGCCGCAAGCGAGAGTCGGAGGGCGGCGCTTGTTGCTGCTGGCGGTGGGGCTGTGGTAGATTGGCTTCTGGAGACGGTGGCGATGTCAGGGGAGAATTGTTGGACCCAGGCTGAGGCTGCTAGGGGTTTGGCCTATTTGATTGCTGATCCTAATGTGTGTGAGGATGTTTTAGGAAGGCCTCATGCTGTGCCATATCTTCTTAGGTTTATCTTCTCTGCTCAGCCTCGGCAATCCAAAAAG CAGCATACAAGACGTAGTTCATTCGATCTTTCTGATTCTTTGAAAGGTAGGAGCATGCTGGTTGCAGCAATTATGGATATTGTCACTTCCCACTGTGAAAGTGCAGACAAGCTTTCATTCAAGCCTACACTACCCAAAGATGCTGAGATGAGAGATATTGCTGCAGCTATTGAAGTAATTGAGGAAGGTGGTATGCACTGGGATGAGCCACATGGGGAGGACGATGATGGTGGAGAAGGGATGAAGGGTATTGGGATGAAAATTCTTGAAGGCACGACTGCTGTAGGACTTTCAAGAAATAATGGGCTTGTAGAGATGGGGCCTCCTAACACTAGCCAGACAGTCAAATATACGCCTAGTAATCTCTTGTTTAACAAAATAAATGATAGTTCGTCAGCCCGATCAAATTTGTCTTCTGCTGTTGTTCCTGGCCTTTGGGATGATTTGCATTCTGAACAAGTCGCTGTTCCTTTTGCTGCGTGGGCATTAGCAAATTGGGCAATGGCTTCGGAAGTAAATAGGTATCATATTCAAGAATTGGATCAAGAGGGGCATGTGGTCATGGCTGCTTTGGTAGCACCTGAGAGATCTGTGAAATGGCATGGAAGTCTGATGGTTAAATTGCTTCTAGAAGACCACAATCTGCCGCTAAGTACTACTGTTTCTGATTGGACTTCTAGTCTTTTGTCTACTGTTTCACATGCAAGTAAAACTCAGGACATTCCCCTAGCTCAGATAGCATTGTCTGCATTTTTGATTTCTCTTGAGCGAAGCCCTTCGGCACAGGAGGTAGCTGTGGAAAAGGGTCTTCATTTGATGAGAGAGGCTGCTAAACAGACCACAAAGCATTCTTCGGTGCAAGAAGCATTGGCTAAGGCTTTGGAGTTGCTCTGTGCTAGGGAATGGCATATGTCCCTGGAAGAAAGCCAGCATTGGTCTGGTGTTCTGCTCCCTTGGGTCTTTGGACAGCTGTCCTCTGATGCAATACGATCTTCAGCAATAAATATTCTAACACGCATTCTTGAAGATTATGGACCATCCTCCATACCAATTTCTCAGGGATGGTTAACTATTATGCTAAGTGATGTTCTGGAATCAAAGAAAACAGCATTAAGCAAAGGAAATAACCAACCAAATAGTGATAAAGTGAAG ACCCAAGTTGATCAAGCAAATGTAGTTTTGGCCACACAAACTGCTAATCAGTTGGCAGGAGCAGTGGTCAATCTAGTAGGAATGCAACTAGGAAGAGTTGCCAATGCTGATGATACACATCCCTTGACAGATATTCTCTCCCTTGAACCTTTTGCTGGGCCACTAAAAAATCTTAAGAAAGACAAACTGCCTAAGATCAATGCTGCAGATTCTGCAGCGGCCACACTGAAAGGGATTAAAGCTCTGACAGAAATATGTGCTGAAGATACTCCTTGTCAGAACAAAATAGCTGATTTTGGAGGCCTCTGTTTGCTTAGGCGCTTTTTACTGGAAGATGATTATGAACAACTGGCTGCTATAGAAGCATATGATGCGTCGCGAGCATCGGAGGGACAGGATCGTGTGTCGACTGTTCCTGGTGAAGCTTCTAGTACTGCAAATCAGAATGATGCATCCAGTCTACGTGTTCCACCTACCGGTCATATTCGGAAGCATGCAGCACGGTTGCTAACTGTACTTTCAGTTCTTCCAAAAGTCAAGAAAGGACTAGTTGGAGATAAAGAGTGGTGCGAATGGCTTGAAGAATGTGCTAACGGAAGGATTCCTGGTTGCAATGACCCTAAAATTCGAAGTTATGCTAGGGCAACACTTTTGAACATATTCTGTGATGACGAAGCTGGTGAAGATTCTGTAAATGGTGATTTTCTTCATGGAAATCTTTCTAACAAAGAACATACTTGCCCTCGTTACGCTGATATGATACACCTGATAAATCCTGAATTACCGCACTGGAAATGTATGGATAAGATAATGCTAAAATCAGTGGATGGGTCATCTCTAGGTGCCAATGATTCTGCTGGGAGTGAGTGTACAACaaatgaaaatatgaatattgatataACATCAACATCTGCAAACGAATCAAAGAATATCTCACAATTTGAATCACCTTTAGTTGATGTTGTCTTTATTCACGGTTTGCGTGGGGGACCCTTCAAAACTTGGCGGTTGTCGGATGACAAGTCATCCACCAAATCTGGCCTGGTTGAGAAAATTGATGAAGAGGCTGGAAGGGAAGGAACATTTTGGCCTGGTGAATGGCTTCCATCTGATTTTCCTCATGCCCGTCTATTTAGTGTCAAGTACAAG AGCAATCTAACTCAGTGGTCCGGAGCAAGCCTACCTCTTCAG GAAGTAAGTGCCATGCTGTTGGAGAAGCTTGTTGCTGCAGGCATTGGCAATCGACCAGTTGTATTTATTTCACATAG CATGGGCGGCCTAGTTGTCAAGCAGATGTTGTATCAAGCAAAAGCAGAAAAGAAGGATGACTTTGTCAAGAATACAATTGGAGTC GTATTCTACAGCTGTCCTCATTTTGGCAGCAAACTTGCAGACATGCCCTGGAGAATGGGTCTTGTTTTCCGCCCTGCACCCACT ATTGGGGAGCTGAGAAGTGGGTCTCCAAGATTGGTTGAGCTAAATGATTTCCTGGGACAGCTTCATAAGAAAGAGAAGCTTGAGGTCCTCAGTTTCTGTGAG ACAAAGGTAACTCCAATTGTTGAAGGCTATGGAGGCTGGGCTTTTCGATTGGAAATTGTACCGTTAGAGTCGGCATATCCCGGATTTGGAGAACTAGTC GTTTTGGAGTCAACTGATCATATTAATTCCTGCAAGCCTTTGAGCCGCAGCGATCCTTCTTATAAAGAGACACTAGAGTTCTTGCATAAATTGAAAGCTCTTAGTAGACGATGA
- the LOC129902255 gene encoding uncharacterized protein LOC129902255 — protein sequence MASSSKEPISNPPIPEDEDDEEDDYEEIEEDDEEEEEEERERRPVTEESRVRSDRAKMENLFRRLSSERVPIRVHDVIIQGNTKTKESLIEAEMEALKSATTLQELLKAASIANARLQQLDIFDSVKITLDSGPSELPGTSNVVVEIVESENPLTGSVGVFSKPEARAWSLEGSLKLKNLFGYGDIWDGTFAYGLGLTSEVSAGVSLPRFKKLITPVTARLSLLSQDWLKFSSYKERVLGLSLGLLSSRSHDLAYNLAWRTLADPSQMSSRAVRRQLGHSLISALKYTFKIDRRNSPLRPTRGYALLSSSQIGGLLPDHRGLRFLRQELDFRYALPLGFYNAAFNIGISAGVTVPWGCGFLSRPTYLPEKFFLGGNSSPVCALGGPSSLLGFKTRGLGPAEPRRQVTENSTDESSDASSAIDFVGGDLAVTAFADLSFDLPLRVLREAGIHGHAFACTGSLNKLTENAYKDLSLQKFKESFRASAGFGVIVPTKLFRMEVNYCYILRQQEHDRGKTGVQFSFSSSF from the exons ATGGCTTCCTCAAGCAAAGAGCCGATCTCCAATCCCCCCATTCCCGAAGACGAAGACGACGAGGAAGACGATTACGAAGAAATCgaggaagatgatgaagaagaagaagaagaagagcgaGAGCGAAGGCCAGTAACTGAAGAATCTCGAGTGCGTTCCGATAGGGCTAAAATGGAGAATTTATTCCGGCGGCTGTCGTCAGAGAGAGTGCCTATAAGAGTCCATGATGTGATTATCCAAGGGAATACTAAGACTAAGGAATCACTTATCGAGGCTGAGATGGAAGCCCTAAAAAGTGCAACAACTCTTCAGGAGTTGCTAAAGGCTGCAAGTATTGCTAATGCGAGACTGCAACAGCTTGATATTTTCGATTCCGTTAAAATCACTTTGGATTCTGGTCCATCGGAACTTCCTGGGACTAGTAATGTGGTTGTTGAGATTGTCGAGAGTGAAAATCCACTTACCGGAAGTGTTGGAGTTTTCTCCAAGCCTGAG GCTAGAGCTTGGTCACTTGAAGGTTCATTGAAGCTGAAAAACTTGTTTGGTTATGGGGATATATGGGATGGGACTTTTGCCTATGGCTTGGGCCTGACTTCAGAGGTTAGTGCTGGTGTGTCTCTGCCCAGATTCAAAAAATTGATCACCCCTGTGACAGCTCGATTATCTCTTCTTTCCCAAGATTGGCTGAAGTTCTCCTCATATAAAGAACGAGTTTTGGGACTTTCTCTTGGCCTACTGTCATCCAGAAGCCATGATTTGGCATACAATCTCGCTTGGCGAACCTTGGCTGACCCATCACAAATGTCATCGAGAGCAGTGAGGAGACAGCTTGGACATAGCTTAATTTCGGCTCTGAAGTATACATTCAAAATTGATAGGAGAAATTCTCCTTTGAGACCAACCCGAGGATATGCCTTACTTTCGTCTTCTCAAATTGGTGGCCTCCTACCAGATCATCGGGGGTTACGCTTTCTCCGTCAG GAGTTGGACTTCCGCTATGCTTTACCTCTGGGATTTTATAATGCTGCTTTCAACATTGGAATTTCCGCTGGTGTAACTGTTCCATGGGGATGTGGGTTCTTAAGTCGTCCCACCTATTTACCTGAGAAATTTTTTCTGGGTGGTAATTCTTCTCCAGTTTGTGCACTTGGGGGCCCATCATCTTTGTTGGGCTTCAAGACCAGGGGATTGGGCCCTGCTGAACCTAGAAGGCAAGTTACAGAAAATTCCACTGATGAGAGCTCTGATGCATCTTCTGCAATAGATTTTGTGGGAGGAGACCTTGCAGTTACTGCTTTTGCAGACCTTTCTTTTGATCTACCATTGCGGGTATTGAGAGAAGCTGGGATTCATGGCCATGCTTTTGCTTGTACCGGAAGCCTGAATAAATTAACGGAAAATGCATATAAAGATCTATCTTTACAGAAATTCAAAGAATCATTCCGAGCTTCAGCTGGATTTGGTGTCATTGTACCGACCAAGCTCTTCCGAATGGAG GTTAATTACTGCTATATACTGAGGCAGCAAGAGCATGACCGAGGGAAGACTGGTGTCCAGTTCAGCTTCTCCTCGTCTTTCTAG